A genomic segment from Polyangium mundeleinium encodes:
- a CDS encoding DVUA0089 family protein, whose product MTRLTRHFGMALVLGLGSFGSMGCELIAAVDRSQIPQGEGGSGGQGGQGGGPGGMGGEGGVGGQGGVGGEGGQGGGGMGGGGMGGGGMGGMGGQGGGGMGGMGGQGGMGGSMDVCGDGALTGAETCDDGNTLANDGCDATCAQEAGWTCTGAPSACVSECGDGIVVGTEACDDANATDMDGCSACVVENGWTCTGQPSACNTTCGDGILAGTEACDDGNTKDLDGCSSTCVVDTFPETEPNNSTATANGPFSAPVLVSGSINPGSDADWYQITVPATADLHVETYDANGPTSCLNIDTLVTLYASDGTTVIASDDDGGTNACSRLDGTTNAALRHVPAGTYYVKVEEAGNDKVIPGYKLVVTYDALCGDGTVSGSEECDGGAGCAATCDRVPVCGDGFVDAPETCDDGNTMDGDTCSATCETSILMETEPNNTSAQALDGFAPPVLYQGAIIPATDVDFYAIKLDQTSDLTVESFDVNGPGSCVGVDTLLRLYATDGTTVLLERDLGGLGACGKIDSKKPGDAAARHLPAGTYFVSVEDYLNNTEIPGYRLLITLDATCGNGKVEGAEECDGGAGCSAICERIAVCGDGKIDAPETCDDGNTTAGDGCDASCLKESTPETEPNNDAATANGPFTPYAIVSGAINPGSDIDFHSFTLSAYSDVRLETSDANGPGSCALPLDTVITLYGPDGTTELANADDGGVNICSRISGKTHAGARRLAPGTYFVKVEDFENDTVIPGYLLEMAVESVCGNGVVEGSEECDGGAGCEANCDRVPTCGDGHLDGTEACDDGNLMDGDGCSATCALEVLGEVEPNNSTAQADFFLLLTGSANVVGSIAAAGDVDLFRIDLASDAALVLETLNDTGIGCGFTSTLNLYDAAGLLLETDNVSGEGSCSALTMNLAAGTYYVGVEETNKDGTIASYLLRAKVLADNGPENEPNNQQADATGMTGWDSVITGLHMAFDDDDYFEITVPAGKSLRAEIIEGTAAESCANGADPIDSYLTLFDATGLELGADDDGGRGYCSAIDGLGATPPHAFAKNLAGGTYYLLVQTSPFSATPGNPIAVFDYKLAITIR is encoded by the coding sequence ATGACGAGGCTAACGCGGCACTTTGGAATGGCGCTCGTGCTCGGCCTGGGATCGTTCGGATCCATGGGCTGCGAGCTGATTGCAGCGGTCGATCGGAGCCAGATTCCGCAAGGAGAAGGCGGGTCCGGAGGTCAAGGCGGCCAAGGCGGCGGCCCAGGCGGCATGGGTGGTGAAGGCGGCGTCGGCGGCCAGGGAGGCGTCGGCGGCGAAGGCGGCCAAGGCGGCGGCGGCATGGGCGGCGGCGGCATGGGCGGCGGCGGCATGGGCGGCATGGGCGGCCAAGGCGGCGGCGGCATGGGCGGCATGGGCGGCCAAGGCGGCATGGGCGGCTCGATGGACGTCTGCGGCGACGGCGCCCTGACCGGCGCCGAGACCTGCGACGACGGCAACACCCTGGCCAACGACGGCTGCGACGCCACGTGCGCGCAGGAAGCGGGCTGGACGTGCACGGGCGCGCCCAGCGCGTGCGTCAGCGAATGCGGCGACGGCATCGTCGTCGGCACGGAGGCGTGCGACGACGCCAACGCGACCGACATGGACGGTTGCAGCGCGTGCGTCGTGGAGAACGGCTGGACCTGCACGGGTCAGCCGAGCGCGTGCAACACGACCTGCGGCGACGGCATCCTGGCCGGCACCGAGGCGTGCGACGACGGCAACACGAAGGACCTCGACGGCTGCAGCTCGACCTGCGTCGTCGACACGTTCCCGGAGACCGAGCCGAACAACAGCACCGCCACGGCGAACGGCCCGTTCTCGGCGCCTGTCCTGGTCAGCGGCTCGATCAACCCCGGCAGTGACGCCGATTGGTACCAGATCACCGTGCCCGCCACGGCCGATCTGCACGTCGAGACCTACGACGCGAACGGCCCCACGAGCTGCCTGAACATCGACACGCTCGTCACGCTCTACGCGAGCGACGGCACCACGGTGATCGCCTCGGACGACGACGGCGGCACGAACGCGTGCTCGCGCCTCGACGGCACGACGAACGCGGCGCTGCGGCACGTCCCGGCGGGCACGTACTACGTGAAGGTCGAGGAGGCCGGCAACGACAAGGTGATCCCGGGCTACAAGCTCGTCGTGACGTACGACGCGCTCTGCGGCGACGGCACCGTGAGCGGCTCCGAGGAGTGCGACGGCGGCGCGGGTTGCGCGGCGACGTGCGACCGCGTCCCGGTCTGCGGCGACGGCTTCGTCGACGCGCCCGAGACCTGCGACGACGGCAACACGATGGACGGCGACACGTGCAGCGCGACCTGCGAGACGTCGATCCTCATGGAGACCGAGCCGAACAACACGAGCGCGCAGGCGTTGGACGGCTTTGCCCCGCCCGTGCTCTACCAGGGCGCGATCATCCCGGCGACGGACGTCGACTTCTACGCGATCAAGCTCGACCAGACGAGCGACCTCACGGTCGAGTCGTTCGACGTGAACGGCCCCGGCTCGTGCGTCGGCGTCGACACGCTGCTCCGCCTCTACGCCACCGACGGCACCACGGTCCTGCTCGAGCGTGACCTCGGCGGCCTCGGCGCGTGCGGCAAGATCGATTCGAAGAAGCCCGGCGACGCCGCGGCCCGGCACCTGCCGGCGGGCACGTATTTCGTCTCGGTCGAGGACTACCTCAACAACACGGAGATCCCCGGCTACCGCCTGCTCATCACGCTCGACGCGACCTGCGGCAACGGCAAGGTCGAGGGCGCCGAGGAGTGCGACGGTGGCGCGGGCTGCTCGGCGATCTGCGAGCGCATCGCGGTCTGCGGCGACGGCAAGATCGACGCACCCGAGACGTGCGACGACGGCAACACGACGGCCGGCGACGGCTGCGACGCTTCGTGCTTGAAGGAGTCGACGCCGGAGACGGAGCCGAACAACGACGCGGCGACCGCGAACGGCCCCTTCACGCCGTACGCGATCGTCAGCGGCGCGATCAACCCGGGGAGCGACATCGACTTCCACAGCTTCACGCTGAGCGCGTACTCGGACGTCCGCCTGGAGACGTCCGACGCGAATGGCCCCGGCTCGTGCGCGCTGCCGCTCGACACCGTGATCACGCTCTACGGCCCCGACGGCACGACCGAGCTCGCGAACGCGGACGACGGCGGCGTCAACATCTGCTCGCGCATCTCGGGCAAGACGCACGCGGGCGCGCGGCGCCTCGCCCCGGGCACGTATTTCGTCAAGGTCGAGGACTTCGAGAACGACACGGTCATCCCGGGCTATCTGCTCGAAATGGCCGTCGAGTCCGTCTGCGGCAACGGCGTGGTCGAGGGCAGCGAGGAGTGCGACGGCGGCGCCGGCTGCGAGGCGAACTGCGATCGCGTCCCGACCTGCGGCGACGGCCACCTCGACGGCACGGAGGCCTGCGACGACGGCAACCTGATGGACGGCGACGGCTGCTCCGCCACGTGCGCGCTGGAGGTGTTGGGCGAGGTCGAGCCGAACAACTCGACGGCCCAGGCGGACTTCTTCCTGCTGCTCACGGGCAGCGCCAACGTGGTGGGCTCGATCGCGGCGGCGGGCGACGTCGACCTCTTCCGCATCGACCTCGCGTCGGACGCGGCGCTCGTGCTCGAGACGCTGAACGACACGGGCATCGGCTGCGGCTTCACGTCGACGCTGAACCTGTACGATGCGGCCGGGCTGCTCCTCGAGACGGACAACGTGAGCGGCGAGGGATCCTGCTCGGCGCTCACGATGAACCTCGCCGCGGGCACGTATTACGTCGGCGTCGAGGAGACGAACAAGGACGGGACCATCGCCTCGTACCTGCTGCGGGCGAAGGTGCTCGCGGATAACGGCCCCGAGAACGAGCCGAACAACCAGCAAGCCGACGCGACCGGGATGACGGGCTGGGACTCCGTCATCACGGGCTTGCACATGGCCTTCGACGATGACGATTACTTCGAGATCACGGTCCCGGCGGGCAAGTCGCTCCGGGCCGAGATCATCGAGGGCACGGCCGCGGAGTCGTGCGCGAACGGGGCCGATCCCATCGATAGCTACCTGACGCTCTTCGATGCGACGGGCTTGGAGCTCGGCGCGGACGACGACGGCGGTCGTGGGTATTGCTCGGCGATCGACGGCCTCGGCGCGACGCCGCCGCACGCCTTCGCGAAAAACCTCGCGGGCGGCACGTACTACCTGCTCGTGCAAACCTCGCCGTTCTCGGCGACGCCGGGCAACCCCATCGCCGTGTTCGATTACAAGCTCGCGATCACCATCCGATAA
- a CDS encoding Kelch repeat-containing protein, translating into MRTTSIFRHLAPVLLVVPLAAALGCNGVEARPSRAKAHGLGEAASALTAPRWDVAPPMNVARSGHTATRLSDGKVLVAGGGSATTEVYDPATNAWTLVAPMATARSRPTATLLPSGKVLVAGGGTNAVEIYDPVTNTWTPAAPLPTPREHSTATLLPDGRILAAGGESKGWIVKTSEIYDPATNTWTAAASMAQERSYHTATLLPDGKVLLVGGMNDFGDPIGSVELYDPATDAWAPAGAVQNRQTHTATLLGNGKVLVAGGTTNYFGEGYMAPNRSAELYDPASNAWSVVAPMGVAHDQHTATLLADGRVLVAGGGATVEVYDPATGKWSLGKFLHTNRSDHTTTALADGRVLVAGGGSTSVEVLTFAPQGEACLFAGECASGFCADGVCCNAACDAGACDACAVSAGASANGTCTPLSGAVCGNADGCTANGVCQAGACDGAMPVGCQFGWTPAGSMPVPRQAGTWAELADGRVLVAGGHDNNWTDTLSANLYDPSTNAWSDVAPLSHTRRNAASIRVSTGEILVVGGDGPSTAEVFDPASHTWTLTGSMVAHHDASAALVRLPDERILVVGGGTEVAELYDPATKAWTATGALSVARGGASAVLLQNGKVLVSGGAGDPATAELYDPATGAFSPAGTLTFAHSGHKATRLLDGRVLVVSGNGADRYDPATNAWTPTQALLMPPADFTATLLGNGRVLVTGAQNIPHAQVYDPATNDWTVTGPLDVARRRHTAALLGNGLVLIAGGTEWGGGDQCDLRSAAVYNPATNGWSTVAAMGTTRRFPSAMQLDGNRVLVFGGLLGGCSSGDGDPEAHGSAEIYEGGVTPEGSGGSGGAGGSGGAGGAGGMGGVGGSGGAGGMGGAGGSGGGAGGMGGAGGSGGMGGVSGTGGAGAAGGDEVPGGGCRAAAGPVENSGRGLAALVALGALFGRRRKR; encoded by the coding sequence ATGCGTACGACTTCTATCTTTCGTCACCTCGCCCCCGTTCTCCTCGTCGTGCCGCTCGCCGCGGCGCTCGGATGTAATGGCGTCGAGGCCCGGCCGAGCCGCGCCAAGGCGCACGGCCTCGGCGAGGCCGCCTCGGCGCTCACGGCGCCACGCTGGGACGTGGCCCCGCCCATGAACGTCGCCCGGAGCGGGCACACGGCGACACGCTTGTCCGATGGCAAGGTCCTGGTGGCCGGCGGAGGGAGCGCGACGACCGAGGTGTACGACCCCGCCACGAATGCATGGACGCTCGTCGCGCCCATGGCGACGGCGCGCTCGCGCCCGACCGCGACCCTGCTGCCGAGCGGGAAGGTGCTCGTGGCCGGCGGCGGCACCAACGCCGTCGAGATCTATGACCCCGTCACGAATACGTGGACGCCCGCCGCGCCGCTCCCCACGCCGCGCGAACATTCGACCGCGACGTTGCTGCCCGATGGCCGGATCCTCGCGGCCGGCGGCGAATCCAAAGGGTGGATCGTGAAGACGAGCGAGATCTACGATCCCGCCACGAATACGTGGACGGCCGCGGCGTCGATGGCGCAGGAGCGCTCCTACCACACGGCGACGCTCCTGCCGGACGGCAAGGTCCTTCTGGTGGGCGGGATGAACGACTTCGGCGACCCCATCGGCAGCGTGGAGCTCTACGATCCGGCCACGGACGCGTGGGCCCCCGCGGGCGCGGTCCAGAATCGCCAGACCCACACCGCGACGCTGCTCGGCAATGGCAAGGTGCTCGTCGCCGGCGGAACGACCAATTACTTCGGGGAGGGCTACATGGCCCCGAACCGCAGCGCGGAGCTCTACGATCCGGCGAGCAACGCCTGGTCGGTCGTGGCGCCGATGGGCGTCGCCCACGACCAGCACACGGCCACGCTGCTCGCCGATGGCCGGGTGCTGGTCGCAGGCGGCGGCGCGACCGTGGAGGTTTACGATCCGGCGACCGGGAAATGGTCGCTCGGCAAGTTCCTCCACACGAACCGGAGCGACCACACCACGACGGCGCTCGCGGACGGGCGTGTGCTCGTGGCCGGCGGCGGCAGCACGAGCGTCGAGGTGCTCACCTTCGCCCCCCAGGGCGAGGCTTGCCTCTTCGCGGGCGAATGCGCGAGCGGCTTTTGCGCCGACGGTGTCTGCTGCAATGCCGCGTGCGATGCGGGCGCGTGTGACGCGTGCGCGGTGAGCGCGGGCGCGTCGGCGAATGGCACGTGCACGCCGCTGAGCGGCGCCGTGTGCGGCAATGCCGACGGGTGCACGGCAAATGGCGTCTGCCAGGCGGGCGCGTGCGACGGGGCGATGCCGGTCGGCTGCCAGTTCGGGTGGACGCCGGCCGGGAGCATGCCCGTGCCTCGGCAAGCGGGCACGTGGGCCGAGCTCGCGGACGGCCGCGTGCTCGTGGCCGGAGGGCACGACAACAACTGGACCGATACCCTCTCCGCGAACCTCTACGATCCGTCGACGAACGCCTGGAGCGACGTCGCGCCGCTCTCGCACACGCGCCGCAACGCTGCGTCGATCCGGGTCTCGACCGGCGAGATCCTCGTCGTGGGCGGGGATGGGCCGTCGACGGCCGAGGTCTTCGATCCGGCGAGCCATACGTGGACGCTCACCGGCTCCATGGTCGCGCACCACGATGCGAGCGCCGCTCTCGTGCGGCTCCCCGACGAGCGTATCCTCGTCGTGGGCGGCGGGACGGAAGTCGCCGAGCTTTACGATCCGGCGACAAAAGCATGGACCGCGACGGGCGCGCTCTCCGTTGCGCGCGGGGGGGCCTCGGCGGTCCTCTTGCAAAACGGGAAGGTGCTGGTGAGCGGCGGCGCGGGTGATCCGGCGACGGCGGAGCTCTACGATCCGGCCACGGGGGCCTTCTCCCCGGCCGGGACGCTGACCTTCGCGCATTCCGGGCACAAGGCGACGCGGCTGCTCGACGGCCGCGTGCTCGTGGTGAGCGGCAACGGCGCCGATCGGTATGACCCCGCCACGAATGCGTGGACGCCGACGCAGGCGTTGCTCATGCCGCCCGCCGATTTCACGGCGACGCTGCTCGGCAATGGTCGGGTGCTGGTCACGGGCGCGCAGAACATCCCGCACGCGCAGGTCTACGATCCGGCGACGAACGACTGGACGGTGACCGGGCCCCTGGACGTCGCGCGCCGTCGTCACACGGCCGCGCTGCTCGGAAACGGCCTGGTGCTCATCGCGGGCGGCACGGAATGGGGAGGCGGCGACCAATGCGATCTCCGCAGCGCCGCGGTGTACAACCCCGCGACGAATGGCTGGTCGACGGTGGCGGCCATGGGCACGACCCGCCGGTTTCCGTCGGCTATGCAGCTCGATGGCAATCGTGTCCTGGTCTTCGGGGGGCTCCTGGGCGGTTGCTCGTCCGGCGACGGCGACCCTGAGGCCCACGGAAGCGCGGAGATTTACGAGGGCGGCGTGACCCCGGAGGGCAGCGGCGGAAGCGGAGGCGCGGGCGGAAGCGGAGGCGCGGGCGGCGCCGGTGGAATGGGCGGCGTAGGTGGTTCCGGCGGCGCGGGTGGAATGGGCGGCGCCGGCGGCAGCGGCGGCGGCGCCGGTGGAATGGGCGGCGCAGGTGGTTCTGGCGGTATGGGTGGTGTGAGCGGCACCGGCGGCGCCGGCGCCGCCGGCGGCGACGAGGTGCCGGGCGGTGGCTGCCGCGCCGCTGCCGGACCCGTGGAGAACAGCGGACGTGGACTCGCGGCCCTCGTGGCCCTGGGCGCCCTCTTCGGGCGCCGCCGCAAGCGCTGA
- a CDS encoding DUF4435 domain-containing protein, whose amino-acid sequence MSNAMRDAMGGVYIANSIRMLRSHHRGAFLVVEGESDKRFFDWFIDKDTCKIVVAYGRDKALDALQRLQTPPLGGVLFILDADFDILEGRSPPSVSVVFTDTHDLETMLLASPAFEKLLLQVAKEEKVERFREQHGDLRACLLRCGKQLGYLLWLSRRDGLNLRFEELKVGRFIDEKTLLLDPMEMVKVVANHSKRLDLKGEALLARLMAMHDDAHDPWHVCCGHHLTEILALALRKAWATNDRGELDGSMVERMLILAYDEGLFATTKLCASIRTWESLHPPFVVLR is encoded by the coding sequence ATGAGCAACGCGATGCGCGATGCGATGGGCGGTGTCTACATCGCCAACAGCATCCGGATGCTGCGTTCTCATCACCGCGGGGCCTTCCTCGTCGTGGAGGGGGAGAGCGACAAGCGGTTCTTCGACTGGTTCATCGACAAGGACACATGCAAGATCGTCGTGGCCTACGGGCGCGACAAGGCGCTCGATGCGCTTCAACGCTTGCAGACGCCACCCCTGGGCGGCGTGCTCTTCATCCTCGACGCCGATTTCGACATCCTCGAAGGCCGAAGCCCTCCTTCCGTGAGCGTGGTTTTCACGGATACGCACGACCTCGAAACCATGCTCCTCGCCTCGCCGGCCTTCGAGAAGCTGCTTTTGCAGGTCGCGAAGGAGGAAAAGGTCGAGAGGTTCCGCGAGCAACATGGCGACCTGCGCGCGTGCCTCCTCCGATGCGGGAAACAGCTTGGTTACCTGCTCTGGCTCTCCCGAAGGGATGGGCTCAACCTACGATTCGAGGAGCTGAAGGTCGGCAGGTTCATCGATGAGAAGACGCTGCTTCTCGATCCGATGGAGATGGTCAAGGTCGTGGCAAATCACTCGAAGCGCCTGGACCTCAAAGGCGAGGCGCTCCTCGCCCGGCTGATGGCCATGCACGACGACGCCCACGATCCTTGGCATGTGTGCTGCGGGCACCACCTGACCGAGATCCTGGCGCTCGCCCTGCGCAAGGCATGGGCGACGAACGACAGAGGCGAGCTCGATGGGTCGATGGTCGAGCGGATGCTGATCCTCGCTTACGACGAGGGGCTTTTCGCTACCACGAAACTCTGCGCTTCTATCCGCACCTGGGAGTCGCTGCATCCCCCGTTCGTGGTGCTCCGCTGA
- a CDS encoding AAA family ATPase — protein MTTTPRVRRIKVTGLFGIFDHEIPLNMDERITILHGPNGYGKTKILGMVDALLDGPFDGLASVPFESFAVEFEGGGILEVRHIPVSDDLYEEFMAIAGLVVTYRRSSGTEPEVMECANLVPTFPLGDIDDLRAKASRQVQEWIGEKCGEVGTLLVNTQRLLHEHRPSRYEQQILPAVLGHSQAIVQRIQEKLATYAAHAQELDSTFLDRLFQPQNALSVGEAEARLQRLEEKRARLIRLGVLEPEREAHRKLPPLDPSKLDVLTVYLDHTESKLEVLEDLTRRIDLLTAAINRRFAYKRMSISREDGLVFHSLVDGSVIPLESLSSGEQHELVLLSTLLFHVDPGVLVLIDEPEISLHLAWQNEFLDDLLQIGKLGGYDVLVATHSPAIINDRWDLTVELKGPELPAKAAE, from the coding sequence ATGACGACCACCCCGCGGGTACGGCGGATCAAGGTGACGGGTCTGTTCGGAATCTTCGACCATGAGATTCCGCTCAATATGGATGAGCGGATCACGATCCTGCATGGGCCGAACGGGTATGGGAAGACGAAGATCCTGGGGATGGTGGATGCGCTCCTGGATGGCCCGTTCGATGGTCTGGCATCGGTGCCTTTCGAATCATTTGCGGTTGAGTTCGAAGGGGGCGGGATCCTCGAGGTGAGGCACATCCCTGTATCGGATGACCTCTATGAAGAATTCATGGCCATCGCGGGCCTCGTCGTAACTTACCGGCGATCCTCTGGAACGGAGCCGGAGGTCATGGAATGCGCCAACCTCGTTCCCACGTTTCCGTTGGGCGATATCGATGATTTGAGGGCGAAGGCGTCGCGTCAGGTACAGGAATGGATCGGTGAGAAGTGCGGTGAGGTGGGCACCTTATTGGTCAACACCCAACGCCTCCTTCACGAACATCGGCCCTCCCGGTACGAGCAACAGATCCTCCCAGCGGTTCTCGGGCATTCGCAGGCAATCGTGCAACGTATTCAGGAGAAACTCGCGACATACGCGGCGCATGCCCAGGAACTGGACAGCACGTTCCTCGATCGATTGTTTCAGCCGCAGAACGCGCTGTCCGTCGGTGAGGCGGAGGCCCGCTTGCAGCGTCTCGAAGAGAAACGAGCGCGGCTCATTCGCCTGGGGGTGCTCGAACCCGAGCGCGAAGCGCACAGGAAGCTCCCGCCACTCGATCCGTCGAAGCTCGACGTTCTCACGGTGTACCTCGATCACACGGAGAGCAAGCTCGAGGTGCTCGAAGACCTCACGCGACGGATCGATTTGCTCACGGCGGCCATCAACAGGCGCTTTGCCTACAAGCGTATGAGCATCTCGCGGGAAGACGGCCTCGTGTTCCACTCCTTGGTCGACGGGTCGGTCATCCCCCTGGAGAGCCTGTCTTCGGGCGAGCAGCACGAACTCGTCCTCCTCTCCACGTTGCTCTTTCATGTAGACCCTGGCGTACTCGTCCTCATCGACGAGCCCGAAATTTCTCTCCACCTCGCCTGGCAAAACGAATTCCTCGACGACCTCCTCCAGATCGGCAAGCTCGGGGGGTATGACGTACTCGTCGCCACCCACTCCCCGGCCATCATCAACGATCGCTGGGATTTGACTGTAGAATTGAAGGGGCCGGAACTGCCTGCCAAGGCCGCCGAATGA
- a CDS encoding alkaline phosphatase family protein produces the protein MSGRMGDDHAAARRRVLLGLGAALSAAAVGCGGAGATTDVAGGAGVGGAGGAGGAGGAGGMGGAGGAGGGDPGESCTDSGGLSPEELLAPIDTFVILMMENRSFDHYLGSLRLVEGRDVIGLDGTEKNPAPDGSWVPVWKLDDFTPEDPPHNWDAAHAQWNNGKNDGFVGAHAGSTQADVMGYHIREQLPILYALADAHAVCERWFASVMGPTWPNRFYLHGATSKGQKGNLPVLGYDSIFKYLDEAKVSHKVYYHDIAWCSGAYLKTSGLAKIEKFFEDAAAGTLPNVVFLDPQFFGAGANDDHPDHDIRLGQALLASVYTALAKSPQWGRCMFILTYDEHGGFFDHVSPPTTEDDEADFRQLGFRVPSLVAGPFARTGCTVGTQFEHVSVIRTLCRRFGLPTWNKRIAAANDLSSCLQPAYFADPRPPVALPPVDISMADLRARRENTEAHAELREALDRGLIPEHLDRRGEGMEIAKRVLEAGAKLGAVRIRD, from the coding sequence ATGTCCGGACGAATGGGTGACGATCATGCGGCCGCGCGCAGGCGTGTGCTGCTCGGTCTCGGCGCGGCGCTCTCGGCGGCCGCCGTGGGTTGCGGCGGCGCGGGTGCGACGACGGACGTCGCAGGCGGCGCGGGCGTCGGAGGCGCCGGCGGCGCGGGTGGCGCCGGCGGCGCGGGCGGAATGGGCGGCGCGGGTGGCGCGGGCGGCGGCGATCCGGGCGAAAGTTGCACGGATTCGGGTGGCCTTTCGCCCGAGGAGCTGCTCGCGCCGATCGACACGTTCGTGATCCTGATGATGGAGAATCGCTCGTTCGACCATTACCTCGGGAGCTTGCGCCTGGTCGAAGGCCGCGACGTGATCGGCCTCGACGGCACGGAAAAGAACCCGGCGCCGGACGGATCGTGGGTCCCCGTGTGGAAGCTCGACGATTTCACGCCCGAGGATCCGCCGCACAACTGGGATGCCGCGCATGCGCAGTGGAACAACGGCAAGAACGATGGGTTCGTCGGGGCCCACGCGGGATCGACCCAGGCGGACGTCATGGGATATCACATCCGGGAGCAGCTCCCGATCCTGTATGCGCTGGCCGACGCGCATGCCGTGTGCGAGCGATGGTTTGCCTCGGTCATGGGACCGACGTGGCCAAACCGGTTTTACCTGCACGGCGCGACGAGCAAGGGGCAAAAAGGGAACCTGCCCGTCCTCGGGTATGACAGCATCTTCAAGTACCTCGACGAAGCCAAGGTGAGCCACAAGGTCTATTACCACGACATCGCGTGGTGCTCGGGCGCGTATCTGAAGACGAGCGGGCTCGCCAAGATCGAGAAGTTCTTCGAGGACGCGGCGGCGGGCACTTTGCCGAACGTGGTCTTCCTCGACCCGCAGTTCTTCGGCGCGGGCGCGAATGACGACCACCCGGATCACGACATCCGGCTCGGGCAGGCGCTCCTCGCGAGCGTGTACACGGCGCTCGCCAAGAGCCCGCAATGGGGCCGGTGCATGTTCATCCTGACCTACGACGAGCACGGCGGCTTTTTCGACCACGTATCGCCGCCGACGACGGAGGACGACGAGGCCGACTTCCGGCAGCTCGGCTTCCGCGTGCCCTCCCTCGTGGCCGGCCCGTTCGCGCGGACGGGGTGCACGGTGGGCACGCAATTCGAGCACGTCTCCGTGATTCGCACCTTGTGCCGGAGGTTTGGTTTGCCGACGTGGAACAAGCGTATCGCCGCGGCGAACGATCTCTCGTCGTGCCTTCAGCCGGCGTATTTCGCGGACCCGCGGCCCCCGGTGGCGCTGCCGCCGGTGGACATCTCGATGGCCGATCTGAGGGCGCGCCGCGAGAACACGGAGGCGCATGCGGAGCTGCGGGAGGCGCTCGATCGAGGGCTCATCCCGGAGCACCTCGATCGGCGCGGGGAGGGGATGGAGATTGCGAAGCGGGTGCTCGAGGCGGGGGCGAAGCTCGGGGCGGTGCGAATCCGGGATTGA